From the genome of Perca flavescens isolate YP-PL-M2 chromosome 1, PFLA_1.0, whole genome shotgun sequence, one region includes:
- the zgc:162592 gene encoding adenosine receptor A2b — protein MYLTLNFSTSDDSNMSVVDPQRLQELTHRSVKVSIIIVLGVMITLGNIAVLLVITSSVAGWSRNSRYFLLSLTAADSAFGLLVMPLNLWVSLLKDYTEGPDALCHIVAFCNATVYSTCMYTLATISLERYIAVFYPLQYSYMLTRKRTLLLIAFAWCFPPFLLSPISFPDGIIEVHFSTASLVCNPSYSTNVGYTLSLTCFIFFPCSIIMTYANLRVWCAAKRQRLKLRKYNCARRSRHNVASRVLVPVVAAYYTCWTPCMAAMIYNAVSGSSVPEWIEFVVVWLPTSNGFLNCIFYFWINRSFRRKFHLVLQRLALALCPKLADSLGYCNTSNTQFVSGILDKNSVHERSSSVSSTCTLLSLA, from the exons atgtatttaacgCTCAACTTTTCAACTTCTGACGACTCCAACATGTCAGTTGTTGACCCTCAGAGACTGCAGGAGCTGACTCACCGGTCCGTCAAAGTAAGCATAATTATCGTTTTGGGCGTGATGATCACTTTGGGAAATATTGCCGTTCTCTTGGTTATTACTTCCTCCGTGGCTGGTTGGTCAAGAAACTCTCGGtactttctcctctctctcactgctgcagactCTGCGTTTGGACTGCTGGTCATGCCCTTGAATCTCTGGGTGAGTCTGCTAAAGGACTACACTGAAGGGCCAGACGCTCTTTGTCATATCGTGGCCTTTTGTAATGCCACCGTCTACTCCACCTGCATGTATACACTGGCCACGATAAGCCTGGAGAGGTACATTGCAGTGTTTTACCCGCTTCAATATTCATATATGTTGACAAGAAAAAGGACACTGCTCCTGATTGCCTTCGCCTGGTGCTTCCCACCCTTTCTACTGTCGCCAATATCATTTCCAGATGGCATCATCGAGGTTCATTTTTCTACTGCGTCCCTGGTTTGCAATCCGTCCTACTCCACAAATGTTGGATACACCCTAAGCTTGACCTGCTTTATAtttttcccctgctccatcatCATGACATATGCAAACCTGAGAGTGTGGTGCGCAGCCAAGAGACAGAGACTGAAACTGCGCAAATACAACTGTGCGCGTCGCAGCAGACACAATGTGGCATCCAGAGTGCTTGTGCCTGTGGTGGCAGCCTACTACACCTGTTGGACACCCTGCATGGCAGCTATGATCTACAATG CAGTCTCAGGTAGCAGCGTACCAGAGTGGATTGAGTTTGTGGTGGTATGGCTGCCGACCTCCAATGGTTTCCTCAACTGCATCTTCTACTTCTGGATTAACCGAAGCTtccgcaggaaattccacctTGTCCTCCAGAGGCTGGCTCTGGCCCTCTGCCCCAAACTGGCTGACAGCCTAGGGTACTGCAACACTTCAAATACACAGTTTGTGTCAGGAATTCTGGATAAAAACAGTGTCCATGAGCGTTCTTCCAGCGTATCCTCCACCTGCACCCTGTTGAGTTTGGCTTAG